A stretch of Pseudomonas taetrolens DNA encodes these proteins:
- a CDS encoding phytase has translation MTFLFKRKPRLLPLLVCLTAGSVQAAVEISPPLLRSWTASKAQALSYLPAGTADERLAASKREGLLLLDKQGKTLSRATGSFVGLDSRALGDQVLVASHDEKKQQVALFSVNPQSHEWQSPIYLPARDYAVNGVCLYRDEANTIYLFTVGEEGKGEQWLVAADSQRLNEPRLVRSLPLPPNAEFCQVDDATQQLFVNEENVGWWAYPAHAEAEASRVPVAMIEPFGEIKQAAGAMALVPGGLLGLDPEAAQLHLYQQQGKRWVPVAGLSLKGLVEPEHLALRQTPQGLQVLVQDGDNNQLFEGALDWKVTPVAVPAALPVVRPIVQTDPVVSQGDAADDPAIWLHPQQPELSRVLGTNKKNGLEVYDLQGHRVQHLPVGRLNNVDVRPGFALGGRTVDLAVATHRDHNSLSVFSIDRASGEVREVGEIATSLKDIYGLCLFKAPSGDIYSFANDQDGTFVQHRLFAKGSRVEGEQVRQLKVPTQPEGCVADDRRQRLFLGEEDVAVWAVDARPDQPATLSSVIKVGDRVHDDIEGLALYQGQGHDYLVISSQGNDSYVVLDAEPPYAVRGVFRVGVNAVAGIDGASETDGLEVTSANLGGPWSQGMLVVQDGRKRMPEQSQNYKFIPWAEVAKALQLP, from the coding sequence ATGACTTTTTTGTTTAAGCGCAAACCCCGGTTGTTGCCTTTGCTGGTGTGCCTGACGGCAGGCAGCGTGCAGGCGGCCGTAGAGATCAGCCCGCCGCTGCTGCGATCGTGGACCGCCAGCAAGGCTCAGGCCCTGAGTTATCTGCCTGCCGGAACCGCCGATGAGCGCCTGGCCGCCAGCAAGCGTGAAGGCCTGTTGTTGCTCGACAAACAGGGCAAAACCTTAAGTCGGGCAACGGGTTCGTTTGTCGGGCTGGACAGCCGGGCATTGGGCGATCAGGTACTGGTCGCCAGTCACGATGAGAAGAAACAACAGGTAGCGCTGTTCAGTGTTAATCCGCAGAGCCATGAATGGCAGTCGCCCATCTACCTGCCGGCGCGGGACTATGCGGTCAATGGCGTGTGCCTGTATCGCGATGAGGCGAACACTATTTACCTGTTCACGGTCGGTGAAGAAGGCAAGGGCGAGCAATGGCTGGTGGCCGCAGACAGCCAGCGCCTGAATGAGCCACGGCTGGTCCGCAGTTTGCCGTTACCGCCGAATGCTGAGTTCTGCCAGGTCGATGACGCGACACAACAGCTTTTCGTCAACGAAGAAAATGTGGGCTGGTGGGCGTATCCGGCTCACGCTGAAGCCGAGGCGTCACGTGTCCCGGTGGCGATGATCGAACCCTTCGGCGAGATCAAGCAAGCCGCAGGTGCCATGGCGCTGGTGCCGGGCGGGTTGCTCGGGCTGGACCCTGAAGCGGCGCAGCTGCACCTGTATCAGCAGCAGGGCAAACGCTGGGTGCCGGTAGCCGGCTTGTCCTTGAAAGGCCTGGTAGAGCCCGAACATCTGGCCCTGCGCCAAACGCCACAGGGCTTGCAGGTGCTGGTACAGGATGGTGACAACAACCAGCTGTTCGAAGGCGCACTGGACTGGAAAGTCACCCCGGTTGCCGTCCCTGCGGCCCTCCCGGTGGTCAGGCCCATCGTACAGACTGACCCGGTTGTCAGCCAGGGTGATGCTGCCGATGACCCGGCGATTTGGTTGCACCCCCAGCAACCGGAGCTGAGCCGGGTGCTGGGCACCAACAAGAAAAACGGTCTGGAAGTCTATGACCTGCAAGGGCACCGCGTGCAGCACCTGCCCGTGGGACGTTTGAATAATGTGGATGTGCGCCCGGGCTTTGCATTGGGGGGCCGCACTGTAGATCTGGCGGTGGCCACCCATCGCGATCACAACAGCTTGAGTGTGTTCAGCATCGACCGTGCCAGTGGTGAAGTGCGGGAGGTGGGTGAGATCGCCACCTCACTCAAGGACATCTACGGCCTGTGCCTGTTCAAGGCGCCTTCGGGCGATATCTACAGCTTTGCCAACGACCAGGACGGGACCTTTGTGCAGCATCGCCTGTTCGCTAAAGGTAGCCGGGTTGAAGGTGAGCAGGTGCGCCAGCTCAAGGTGCCGACTCAACCTGAAGGCTGCGTGGCGGACGACCGGCGCCAGCGGCTGTTCCTCGGTGAAGAGGATGTAGCGGTGTGGGCCGTCGATGCCCGTCCGGACCAGCCTGCCACGTTGAGCAGTGTGATCAAGGTGGGGGACAGGGTGCATGACGACATTGAGGGTCTGGCGCTGTATCAGGGGCAAGGGCACGACTACCTGGTGATTTCCAGCCAGGGCAATGACAGCTATGTGGTGCTGGATGCCGAGCCGCCCTATGCCGTGCGCGGGGTATTCCGGGTGGGGGTGAATGCCGTGGCCGGGATTGATGGTGCTTCGGAAACCGATGGTCTGGAAGTGACTTCGGCCAACCTCGGTGGCCCCTGGAGCCAAGGGATGCTGGTGGTGCAGGACGGCCGCAAGCGCATGCCCGAACAAAGCCAGAACTACAAATTCATCCCGTGGGCCGAAGTCGCCAAGGCATTGCAGTTGCCTTGA
- a CDS encoding TonB-dependent receptor → MYKCRSRAQWVGFTVSALAMAIASERLSAAEPVAIGATEHVEVVGQAASLDQALKQQRNSDSVESVVHADGVAQLLDANVAEAVQRLPGISIERDQGEGRFVSVRGLGPDLNSVTINGTLVPSPESARRAVALDVLPSELVQSLSVIKTLTPDMDANSLGGTVDVRSLSAFDHEGLFYTGSTEAGYNKNTDQTSPKVSGAISDRFSLGDGIDNFGVAAALSWNKRDFGSDNVETGGDWDFTDGARLNSFEQRVYDITRERTGGGLNFDYKPDDDTSLYLRTLYSRYKDSETRNSTSLEFDPGLAAGERGKAKAKRKLKQREETQEIQSYVFGGERMMGLWTLSGQAGYSKSSEDSPGHIAGATFKGNSSFADSGFYDTEKPRPIIGPGFYDPTRFTLDKVDWEEQHTQDTEKNIRLDLARDYDVQGYASQAKFGGKVSRRKKDNDLNAWVYEDFSDLGYSDAQLNLDQFNKGNVHYSLGQFGPGISGSAIKDLIGGLNPGAYYDEEESRANDFTLHEDINAAYVMNTVDIDDWRFIAGMRYEGTKFEAKGTGVRDGAFEAQDTRRDYHHWLPGLHARYQLDKNTQVRAAWTNSVVRPTFGQLAPGFVIDDDVAEFGNPNLKPLESSNFDLGIEHFMGHAGTVSAFLFYKDIKNFVYNNDLAGSGVWADFTEAHTYANGDSAKLYGLELAYSQKFDWLPAPWNGVILGANTTFSRSKASIEGFDAASGGTRKRDIDLPNQSDTVGNLMLGWEDDTLSLRLSANYKSDYLYELAGINDKAHDLHVDSQTFVDFSARYSLSKNLQVTFDAQNLTDQPYFVYSGNSRFNNQYEEYGPTYSLGLTFTHF, encoded by the coding sequence ATGTACAAGTGTCGGAGCAGGGCGCAGTGGGTCGGCTTTACCGTGAGTGCGCTGGCCATGGCGATTGCCAGCGAACGCCTGAGCGCTGCGGAGCCGGTGGCCATTGGCGCCACTGAGCACGTTGAGGTGGTAGGCCAGGCCGCCAGCCTTGATCAGGCACTCAAGCAGCAACGCAACTCAGACTCGGTCGAAAGCGTGGTGCATGCGGACGGTGTTGCCCAGTTGCTGGATGCCAACGTCGCTGAAGCCGTGCAGCGTTTGCCGGGCATCAGCATCGAGCGCGACCAGGGTGAGGGGCGTTTCGTCAGCGTGCGAGGCCTGGGTCCGGACCTCAACAGCGTGACCATCAACGGCACGCTGGTGCCATCTCCGGAAAGTGCCCGCCGGGCCGTGGCCCTGGATGTGCTGCCATCCGAGCTGGTGCAATCATTGTCGGTGATCAAAACCCTGACCCCGGACATGGACGCCAACTCCCTGGGCGGCACCGTGGACGTGCGTAGCCTGTCGGCTTTTGACCATGAAGGCCTGTTTTATACCGGTAGTACCGAAGCCGGTTACAACAAGAACACCGATCAAACCAGCCCCAAGGTTTCGGGTGCCATCAGCGACCGCTTCAGCCTCGGAGACGGCATCGACAACTTCGGTGTGGCGGCCGCCTTGAGCTGGAATAAACGTGATTTCGGCTCGGACAACGTCGAAACCGGCGGTGACTGGGATTTCACCGACGGCGCGCGCCTGAACAGTTTCGAGCAGCGGGTATACGACATCACCCGTGAGCGGACCGGTGGCGGGTTGAACTTCGACTACAAGCCCGACGACGACACCAGCCTTTACCTGCGCACGCTCTACAGCCGCTATAAAGACAGCGAAACCCGCAACTCCACCAGCCTTGAATTCGACCCGGGGCTAGCGGCAGGCGAGCGGGGCAAAGCCAAGGCCAAGCGCAAGCTCAAGCAGCGCGAAGAGACCCAGGAAATCCAGTCCTATGTGTTCGGCGGTGAGCGGATGATGGGGCTGTGGACCCTGAGCGGCCAGGCTGGCTACAGCAAGTCCAGCGAAGACAGCCCGGGACATATCGCCGGGGCTACGTTCAAGGGTAATTCCAGTTTTGCCGACAGCGGCTTTTACGACACCGAAAAGCCGCGTCCGATCATCGGCCCGGGTTTTTATGACCCGACCCGTTTCACCCTCGACAAAGTGGACTGGGAAGAGCAGCACACCCAGGACACCGAGAAGAACATCCGTCTCGACCTGGCCCGTGATTACGACGTGCAGGGCTATGCCTCACAGGCCAAATTCGGCGGCAAAGTCAGCCGTCGCAAAAAAGACAACGACCTCAATGCCTGGGTGTACGAAGACTTTTCTGATCTGGGCTACAGCGACGCACAGCTCAACCTCGACCAATTCAACAAGGGCAATGTGCACTACTCGCTGGGACAGTTCGGCCCTGGCATTAGCGGCAGCGCGATCAAGGACCTGATTGGCGGGCTGAACCCCGGCGCTTACTACGATGAAGAAGAGTCGCGGGCCAATGACTTCACCCTGCACGAAGACATCAATGCCGCCTACGTGATGAACACGGTCGATATAGACGACTGGCGCTTTATCGCCGGGATGCGCTACGAGGGCACGAAATTTGAAGCCAAGGGCACCGGCGTACGCGATGGTGCGTTCGAGGCCCAGGACACTCGGCGCGATTACCATCATTGGTTACCGGGGCTGCACGCGCGTTACCAATTGGATAAAAACACCCAGGTACGCGCCGCCTGGACCAACTCTGTGGTGCGCCCGACTTTTGGCCAATTGGCGCCGGGCTTTGTCATCGATGATGACGTGGCGGAGTTCGGCAACCCGAACCTCAAACCACTGGAGTCGAGCAACTTCGACCTCGGGATCGAACACTTCATGGGGCATGCCGGGACGGTCTCGGCGTTCCTCTTCTACAAAGACATCAAGAACTTCGTCTACAACAACGATCTGGCCGGCAGCGGTGTGTGGGCGGACTTCACTGAAGCGCACACCTACGCCAATGGCGACAGCGCCAAGCTGTACGGGCTCGAACTGGCCTACTCCCAAAAATTCGACTGGCTACCAGCACCGTGGAACGGCGTCATCCTGGGCGCCAACACCACGTTCAGCCGTTCAAAGGCCAGCATCGAAGGGTTTGATGCCGCCTCGGGCGGGACGCGCAAGCGTGATATCGACTTGCCAAACCAATCCGATACCGTCGGCAACCTGATGCTCGGCTGGGAGGACGACACGCTGAGCCTGCGCCTGTCGGCCAACTACAAGTCGGACTACCTGTACGAGTTGGCCGGGATCAACGACAAGGCCCATGACCTGCATGTCGACTCCCAGACCTTTGTCGACTTCAGCGCCCGCTATTCGCTCAGCAAAAACCTGCAAGTCACCTTTGATGCACAGAACCTCACCGATCAGCCGTACTTCGTCTACAGCGGTAACAGCCGCTTCAACAATCAGTACGAAGAGTACGGCCCGACCTATTCGCTGGGTCTGACCTTTACCCACTTTTAA
- a CDS encoding GGDEF domain-containing protein translates to MTWLNVLKHHRWKLALLIVAANIGLWLNIAFGAHKALTEWQWLDMVGEGGTALFILLWLALVLKSRPTGRVTNYLALGLCCLFFSWWMDLLDEFIRLPEHIHWDHWLESGPMPVGMVLLTIGLYHWHREQLAISQQMEKRERVFREHRLFDKLTPLGGADYLKHQVSDCLAHSLEQQQPLSLLALDLDHFAAINRQYGHAEGDAVLQALSQLLLLNLRRHDLLCRLAGDRFVVLLPNTGESQARLLALELEQAVQSLAHKTRQHGERVHLAASTAVVMAMDEAPDALLKRLNLALARAKPLRIKRA, encoded by the coding sequence ATGACCTGGCTCAACGTGCTTAAGCACCATCGCTGGAAACTTGCTCTGCTGATAGTGGCCGCCAATATCGGGCTGTGGCTCAACATCGCCTTTGGTGCCCATAAAGCGCTCACTGAATGGCAATGGCTGGACATGGTCGGCGAAGGCGGTACTGCGCTGTTTATCCTGCTGTGGCTGGCGCTGGTACTTAAAAGCCGTCCAACCGGGCGCGTCACCAACTACCTGGCGCTGGGTCTGTGCTGCCTGTTTTTCTCGTGGTGGATGGACCTGCTCGACGAGTTCATTCGCCTGCCCGAGCACATTCACTGGGATCACTGGCTGGAATCCGGACCGATGCCTGTCGGCATGGTGCTGCTGACCATCGGCCTGTACCACTGGCACCGCGAACAACTGGCAATCAGCCAGCAGATGGAGAAGCGCGAGCGCGTGTTTCGCGAGCATCGGCTGTTCGACAAACTCACGCCGCTGGGCGGTGCCGATTATCTCAAACATCAGGTCAGCGACTGTCTGGCCCATAGCCTTGAGCAGCAACAACCGCTGTCGTTGCTGGCGCTGGATCTTGACCATTTCGCGGCCATCAACCGGCAATACGGGCATGCCGAAGGCGACGCCGTGCTGCAAGCCCTCAGCCAGTTATTGCTGCTCAACCTGCGGCGTCACGATCTGTTGTGCCGATTGGCCGGCGACCGCTTTGTGGTCCTGCTGCCCAACACCGGCGAAAGTCAGGCGCGCCTGCTGGCACTGGAGCTGGAACAAGCGGTGCAGAGCCTGGCGCACAAAACCCGCCAACATGGCGAGCGCGTGCACCTGGCGGCAAGTACAGCGGTGGTCATGGCCATGGATGAAGCGCCCGACGCGCTGCTCAAACGCCTTAATCTGGCCCTGGCACGTGCCAAACCCCTGCGGATCAAGCGCGCATGA
- a CDS encoding AraC family transcriptional regulator, which yields MTLKTTWYETDSRFIAGHYQPATLIDLALSRGIDSHRLLRGTGLFYEDIVAGHTRLSPQQCFSLIGNTQRLLEADDSSFLFGQRLLPGHYGPASHALQQAQNLHQALETVVHHRALLSPWLTPRLLLDEKYAYVYWLDSCGAQEHLRFVLEASMTALMAMSQWLSGERLPWECCFSHAEPRYVEQYWVHLGENTQFASQLDMMRIPREYLTRPWPNASAIARQVALQQAREQLHSLGFSASLLDRLYVYLRNSAQQAPGLEQAAQHFAMSQATLKRKLNKHGTHFQAQQDQARKHMALYLYQIKGMSNEAVAEYLNFNDPANFRRALKRWTGCTPNLIRQFLSL from the coding sequence ATGACGCTTAAAACCACGTGGTACGAAACTGACAGCCGTTTTATCGCCGGGCATTACCAGCCGGCAACGCTGATTGATCTGGCGTTATCGCGAGGTATCGACAGTCATCGACTGCTGCGGGGCACCGGGCTGTTTTACGAAGATATTGTGGCCGGCCACACGCGTCTCAGCCCCCAGCAGTGCTTCAGCCTGATCGGTAATACCCAGCGTTTGCTCGAGGCCGATGACAGCAGCTTTCTGTTCGGCCAGCGCTTGCTGCCAGGACACTACGGCCCGGCCAGCCATGCCCTGCAACAGGCGCAGAACCTGCATCAGGCTCTGGAAACCGTAGTCCACCACCGGGCCTTGCTCAGCCCGTGGCTGACACCGCGCTTGCTGCTGGATGAGAAGTACGCCTACGTATACTGGCTCGACAGTTGCGGCGCACAAGAGCACTTGCGCTTTGTGCTGGAGGCCAGCATGACAGCATTAATGGCCATGAGTCAGTGGCTCAGCGGCGAACGCCTGCCGTGGGAGTGCTGCTTCAGCCATGCAGAACCGCGCTATGTGGAGCAGTACTGGGTGCACCTAGGTGAAAACACCCAATTCGCCAGCCAGCTCGACATGATGCGCATCCCCCGCGAATACCTGACCCGGCCCTGGCCCAATGCCTCGGCGATAGCACGCCAGGTCGCGCTGCAACAGGCCCGGGAGCAGCTGCATAGTCTGGGTTTCAGTGCCAGCCTGCTCGACCGTTTATATGTGTATTTGCGCAACAGCGCGCAACAGGCACCGGGGCTGGAGCAGGCGGCGCAGCACTTTGCGATGAGCCAGGCGACACTCAAGCGCAAACTGAACAAGCACGGCACCCATTTCCAGGCCCAGCAGGATCAGGCGCGCAAACACATGGCGCTGTATCTGTATCAGATCAAGGGCATGAGCAACGAAGCGGTCGCCGAGTACCTCAACTTCAATGACCCGGCCAACTTCAGGCGCGCCCTCAAGCGCTGGACCGGGTGTACACCGAACCTGATTCGCCAGTTCTTGTCGTTGTAA
- a CDS encoding Ldh family oxidoreductase — translation MSQTPATQPVESLSLSELTALLQRIFERHGTSAAVAQVLADNCARAQRDGSYSHGVFRIAGYLSSLASHWVDGQATPVVEDVASGFIRVDAANGFAQPALAAARQLLIEKARSAGIAVLAIRNSHHFAALWPDVEPFAEEGLVALSVVNSMTCVVPHGAQKPLFGTNPIAFAAPCADGHPIVFDLATSAIAHGDVQIAARKGHSLPAGMGVDKLGAPTEDPKAILEGGALLPFGGHKGSALSMMVELLAAALTGGNFSFEFDWSKHPGAQTPWTGQLLIVVDPTKSGGNSFAQRSAELVRQMHAVGLERLPGDRRFNQRAKSLEDGIPLAADELAKLRALAG, via the coding sequence ATGTCTCAGACCCCTGCCACTCAGCCCGTAGAGTCGTTGTCCCTCAGCGAACTGACTGCCTTGCTGCAACGCATTTTCGAACGTCACGGTACTTCAGCGGCTGTTGCTCAAGTACTGGCTGACAACTGCGCCCGGGCCCAGCGCGATGGTTCTTACAGTCACGGGGTGTTTCGTATTGCGGGGTATCTATCGTCGTTGGCCAGCCATTGGGTCGACGGTCAGGCGACGCCTGTGGTTGAAGACGTGGCGTCGGGCTTTATTCGTGTCGATGCGGCCAATGGCTTTGCGCAACCGGCGTTGGCCGCGGCCCGCCAGTTGCTGATCGAAAAGGCCCGGAGTGCCGGGATTGCCGTACTGGCGATTCGTAACTCGCACCATTTTGCCGCGTTGTGGCCCGATGTTGAGCCGTTTGCGGAGGAAGGCCTGGTGGCCTTGAGCGTGGTCAACAGCATGACCTGCGTGGTGCCCCACGGTGCACAAAAACCCTTGTTCGGTACCAACCCGATCGCCTTTGCTGCGCCGTGTGCGGACGGCCACCCGATCGTATTCGACCTGGCCACCAGCGCCATTGCCCACGGCGATGTACAAATTGCTGCCCGCAAGGGGCATTCGTTGCCCGCCGGTATGGGCGTCGACAAGCTCGGTGCACCGACCGAAGATCCGAAAGCCATCCTTGAGGGCGGTGCCTTGCTGCCCTTTGGCGGGCACAAGGGGTCGGCCTTGTCGATGATGGTCGAACTGCTGGCGGCCGCGCTGACCGGGGGCAACTTCTCATTCGAGTTCGACTGGTCCAAGCACCCGGGTGCACAAACCCCGTGGACCGGGCAATTGCTGATCGTGGTCGATCCGACTAAATCCGGTGGCAACAGCTTCGCCCAGCGCAGCGCGGAACTCGTTCGACAAATGCACGCCGTCGGCCTGGAGCGCCTGCCCGGCGATCGTCGATTCAACCAGCGGGCCAAATCCCTGGAAGACGGTATCCCGCTGGCGGCCGATGAACTGGCTAAATTGCGGGCGTTGGCAGGGTAA
- a CDS encoding transporter substrate-binding domain-containing protein: MKNVIRFASACAMVVAVASNAHADTLTIATEGAYPPFNTINSDGTVSGFDVDITKALCERMNAQCTIVAQDWDGIIPGLMAKKYDAIVASMIVTDERKKKIAFTNHYYRTPLSIAVPKDSDITDAQTNFKGRTIGAQGAATQGIYAEDHYEKAGAKLNLYPTLDEANSELKSGRVDAVIADKFPLLEWINKSSDDCCKIIGDVDGTMADASIAVRQEDNALRERFNKALDEIVADGTYKKISSQYFDFDIY, from the coding sequence ATGAAAAACGTCATTCGCTTTGCCAGTGCCTGTGCCATGGTTGTTGCCGTCGCGTCCAATGCGCACGCAGACACGCTGACAATCGCCACGGAAGGCGCTTACCCTCCGTTCAACACCATTAACTCAGACGGTACGGTGTCCGGATTTGACGTGGATATCACCAAGGCCTTGTGCGAACGCATGAATGCCCAGTGCACGATCGTGGCGCAGGATTGGGACGGCATCATTCCCGGGCTGATGGCGAAAAAGTACGACGCTATCGTGGCCTCGATGATTGTGACCGATGAGCGCAAAAAGAAAATCGCGTTTACCAATCATTACTACCGCACACCGCTGTCAATCGCCGTGCCCAAGGATTCGGACATCACCGATGCCCAGACCAACTTCAAGGGCCGAACCATCGGCGCCCAGGGCGCAGCCACCCAAGGCATCTACGCCGAAGATCACTACGAAAAGGCCGGCGCCAAGTTAAACCTCTACCCGACACTGGACGAAGCCAACAGCGAGTTGAAATCAGGTCGGGTCGATGCAGTGATTGCCGACAAGTTTCCGTTGCTGGAGTGGATCAACAAGTCCAGCGATGACTGCTGCAAGATCATCGGAGATGTCGACGGCACCATGGCGGACGCCTCGATTGCCGTGCGCCAGGAAGACAACGCGCTGCGCGAACGCTTTAACAAGGCGCTCGACGAAATCGTCGCCGATGGCACCTATAAAAAGATCTCCAGCCAGTACTTTGACTTCGATATTTATTAA
- a CDS encoding ABC transporter permease produces the protein MLDQLSLLSFASGGWGSALLAGALVTIALALSCLPIGLPLGLLVAVAARSKNRWARAWATTFSTVFRGLPELLTLLIIYYGCQIAAQKVLALMGYDVQVTINTFVAAMVAFSLVFAAFSSEIWLGAFKTIPKGQFEAASALGLSRFTTFRKVVLPQLARIALPGLSNNWLSLLKDTSLVSTISLVDLMRQTNLAVSVTKEPMLFYSVACLGYLFFSAISGRLFSFLERYFSRHQRSVRP, from the coding sequence ATGCTCGATCAACTCTCACTTCTCTCTTTCGCCAGTGGTGGCTGGGGTTCGGCGCTGCTCGCCGGGGCCTTGGTGACCATTGCCCTGGCGCTAAGCTGCCTGCCCATCGGTTTGCCCCTGGGGCTGCTGGTGGCCGTGGCGGCACGCTCGAAAAACCGCTGGGCGCGCGCCTGGGCCACCACGTTTTCCACGGTGTTTCGCGGCTTGCCCGAATTGCTCACACTGCTGATTATTTACTACGGCTGCCAGATTGCTGCGCAAAAAGTCCTGGCCCTGATGGGCTACGACGTGCAGGTCACGATCAATACCTTTGTGGCCGCCATGGTTGCGTTCAGCCTGGTATTCGCCGCATTTTCCAGCGAAATCTGGCTGGGGGCGTTCAAAACCATTCCCAAGGGCCAGTTCGAAGCGGCGTCTGCACTGGGTCTGTCCCGATTCACCACATTCCGCAAGGTGGTGCTGCCACAGCTGGCACGCATCGCTCTGCCCGGCCTGTCTAACAACTGGCTTTCGCTGCTCAAGGACACCTCTCTGGTGTCGACCATCTCGCTGGTGGACCTGATGCGCCAGACCAATCTGGCGGTCAGCGTGACCAAAGAACCGATGCTGTTCTACAGCGTCGCCTGCCTGGGCTATCTGTTTTTCTCGGCTATTTCCGGGCGGCTGTTCAGCTTCCTTGAACGCTACTTCAGCCGCCACCAACGGAGCGTGCGCCCATGA
- a CDS encoding ABC transporter permease, whose protein sequence is MSLTDLQNMFLSPDLLERYGPRFIDGLLVTGKLVAISFTLGALLGLLIALGRLSSNRFLRSFTGAYVYFFRGSPLLAQLFLLYYGLGSFKGFWQDVGLWWFFRDAWFCTLLAFTLNTAAYQAEILRGSILSVAQGQREACKALNLSRWTTFRKIILPQSLLVAIGPLGNELILMIKASAIASLVTIYDLMGVTKMAFSRSFDFQVYLWAAVLYLLIVEVVRRSLKLIEGRLGRHVQ, encoded by the coding sequence ATGAGCCTGACTGACCTGCAAAACATGTTTCTCAGCCCTGACCTGCTGGAACGCTATGGCCCGCGCTTTATCGACGGGCTGTTGGTGACCGGCAAGCTGGTGGCGATTTCGTTCACCCTGGGCGCATTGCTCGGCTTGCTGATTGCCCTCGGGCGCTTGTCCAGCAACCGTTTTTTGCGCAGCTTCACCGGCGCCTACGTCTACTTCTTCCGCGGCTCGCCGCTGCTGGCGCAATTGTTCCTGCTGTATTACGGCCTGGGCTCGTTCAAAGGCTTTTGGCAAGACGTCGGCTTGTGGTGGTTTTTCCGCGATGCCTGGTTCTGCACCCTGCTCGCCTTCACCTTGAACACCGCGGCTTATCAAGCCGAAATTCTGCGCGGCAGCATCCTGTCGGTGGCCCAGGGCCAACGCGAAGCCTGCAAGGCGCTGAACCTGTCGCGCTGGACCACATTCCGCAAAATCATCCTGCCGCAATCACTGCTGGTGGCCATCGGCCCGTTGGGCAATGAATTGATCCTGATGATCAAGGCCAGCGCCATCGCCTCGCTGGTGACCATCTACGATTTGATGGGCGTCACCAAAATGGCCTTTTCCCGCAGCTTCGACTTCCAGGTCTACCTGTGGGCCGCCGTGCTGTACCTGTTAATCGTGGAAGTGGTGCGCCGCAGCCTGAAGCTGATCGAAGGCCGCCTCGGACGTCACGTGCAGTAA
- a CDS encoding FAD-dependent oxidoreductase translates to MHCDTIVLGAGIVGVSTALQLQARGRNVVLIDRAQPGTGTSHGNAGLIERASVIPYSFPREIARLLRYGLNQQSDVRYSLKHLPKAGRWLMHYWRESGPSGLAKATQAMLPLIEKCVSEHDLLSEPAGMGGLIQDSGWIEVYRTLADFDKAQRDAAALAEYKLNYRVLDQQQVHALEPGLHSDVIGGIHWLDPKTVSDPGGLTRGYAELFIKRGGHFVIGDATRLRSTAGQWQVESQKGLIVANEAVIALGPQAREIFEPLGYPIPLAIKRGYHMHYAARDGQTMQHPILDSVGGYVLAPMVGGIRLTTGIEFADSDDPINEIQLRRCEAHAQRLYPLGKRVDAEPWLGRRPCLPDMCPVIGPASRHKGLWFNFGHAHHGLTLGPVSGRLLAEMMTGETPFTDPTPYSAERFN, encoded by the coding sequence ATGCATTGCGACACTATCGTTCTGGGGGCCGGCATCGTCGGCGTCAGTACCGCGCTGCAACTCCAGGCCCGAGGCCGCAACGTGGTGCTGATCGACCGCGCCCAACCCGGTACAGGAACCAGCCATGGCAACGCCGGGCTGATCGAGCGCGCCAGTGTTATTCCCTACTCGTTCCCCCGGGAAATCGCCCGGCTGCTGCGCTATGGCCTCAATCAACAATCCGATGTGCGCTACAGCCTCAAGCACCTGCCCAAGGCCGGCCGGTGGCTGATGCACTACTGGCGCGAGTCCGGCCCCTCAGGGCTGGCCAAAGCCACGCAAGCGATGCTGCCCCTGATTGAAAAGTGCGTCAGCGAACATGACCTGCTGTCCGAGCCAGCCGGCATGGGCGGCCTGATTCAAGACAGCGGCTGGATCGAGGTGTACCGCACCCTGGCCGACTTCGACAAAGCCCAGCGCGATGCCGCCGCCCTGGCTGAGTACAAGCTCAACTACCGGGTGCTGGATCAGCAGCAAGTCCACGCACTGGAGCCGGGCCTGCACTCCGATGTCATCGGCGGCATTCACTGGCTCGACCCCAAGACCGTCAGCGATCCCGGCGGCCTGACCCGCGGCTACGCCGAACTGTTTATCAAGCGTGGCGGCCACTTCGTGATCGGTGATGCCACTCGCCTGCGCTCAACGGCCGGCCAGTGGCAGGTCGAAAGCCAGAAAGGCCTGATCGTGGCCAATGAAGCGGTGATCGCACTCGGCCCACAGGCCCGTGAGATTTTCGAGCCGTTGGGGTACCCGATTCCCCTGGCAATCAAGCGCGGCTACCACATGCATTACGCCGCACGGGATGGCCAGACCATGCAGCATCCTATTCTCGACTCGGTGGGCGGCTACGTCCTGGCCCCGATGGTGGGCGGCATTCGCCTGACCACCGGTATCGAATTTGCTGACAGCGATGACCCGATCAACGAAATCCAGCTGCGTCGCTGCGAAGCCCATGCCCAACGCCTGTACCCCCTGGGCAAACGCGTGGATGCCGAACCGTGGCTCGGTCGTCGTCCTTGCCTGCCGGACATGTGCCCGGTGATCGGCCCGGCCAGTCGCCACAAGGGCTTGTGGTTCAACTTTGGCCACGCTCATCACGGCCTGACGCTGGGTCCGGTCAGCGGGCGCCTGCTGGCCGAGATGATGACCGGCGAAACACCTTTCACCGACCCGACTCCCTACAGCGCCGAGCGCTTTAACTGA